The Corynebacterium camporealensis genome contains a region encoding:
- a CDS encoding alkene reductase — MTDSSLFSPLRVGRYDLNNRVTMAALTRSRAGRSGTPTQLHVDYYSQRASAGLIVTEGTFPAVNTRAFPGQAGIETPEHQEGWRKVADAVHARGGTIFMQVMHGGRLSHPELLDGQQPEAPSAIASGTAVRDWESRKECPVPRALEHDEIPRVVDQFRQATRRAVDAGIDGVEIHGANGYILHQFLGPTSNHRTDEYGGSPENRARLLVEVVRAVAEEIGGDRVALRLSPQHNVQGVIEDDEQDVQATYRVVIDSLSELNLAYISFLHAECDGPLITDLATRARSNGVTKVIGNNGFAAYTQLDDATSLVNLSHIDAVAVGRLLIANPDLVERWQQGLELNTPDESTFYTGGQHGYTDYPFAGQVGTPRKVGAPTFRKQT, encoded by the coding sequence ATGACTGATTCTTCGCTCTTTAGCCCGCTGCGGGTGGGCCGTTATGACTTGAACAATCGCGTGACGATGGCAGCGTTGACCCGTTCGCGGGCAGGCCGTTCGGGTACGCCGACGCAGTTGCATGTGGATTACTATTCCCAGCGCGCAAGTGCGGGCCTGATTGTTACTGAGGGCACGTTTCCGGCGGTCAATACCCGTGCGTTCCCTGGCCAGGCAGGTATTGAAACGCCTGAGCACCAGGAAGGTTGGCGCAAGGTTGCCGATGCCGTCCACGCCCGCGGTGGCACCATCTTCATGCAGGTGATGCATGGCGGTCGCTTGTCCCACCCGGAGTTGTTGGATGGCCAACAGCCGGAGGCCCCGTCGGCGATTGCGTCGGGTACCGCGGTGCGTGATTGGGAGTCCCGCAAGGAGTGTCCCGTGCCCCGCGCGTTGGAGCACGATGAGATTCCGCGCGTGGTTGATCAGTTCCGCCAGGCAACCCGACGCGCGGTCGATGCCGGTATCGATGGCGTGGAAATCCACGGTGCGAATGGTTATATCCTGCACCAGTTCTTAGGCCCCACGTCGAATCACCGCACCGATGAATACGGCGGTTCGCCGGAAAATCGTGCGCGCCTGCTGGTGGAGGTCGTGCGTGCGGTCGCTGAGGAAATCGGTGGTGACCGCGTCGCGTTGCGCTTGTCCCCGCAGCACAACGTCCAGGGCGTGATTGAGGACGATGAGCAGGATGTGCAGGCGACGTATCGTGTGGTCATCGATAGCTTAAGCGAGCTGAACTTGGCCTATATCTCTTTCTTGCACGCCGAGTGCGACGGCCCGCTCATTACGGATCTCGCCACCCGTGCGCGCAGCAACGGGGTCACCAAGGTCATCGGCAATAATGGTTTCGCCGCGTACACCCAGCTTGACGATGCCACCTCCTTAGTCAATCTGTCCCACATCGATGCCGTGGCTGTAGGTCGGTTGCTCATCGCCAACCCGGACCTCGTGGAGCGCTGGCAGCAGGGTCTCGAACTCAACACGCCGGATGAGTCGACCTTCTATACTGGTGGCCAACACGGTTACACCGACTATCCATTCGCAGGACAGGTGGGTACCCCACGGAAGGTGGGTGCCCCCACCTTCCGTAAACAAACGTAA
- a CDS encoding ATP-binding protein, which yields MQPKNPFKASLGVNPPLLVGRDEAIQNFQYALDDGPGAHERISLVVGPRGIGKTVLLNRLEDVARENGWRVLSETATTGFSERLRKAIIQQLSINRREIKGLQLSLHGFGLGVDWDTTSLENSSYSLRSALKDLFAFQREQDRIAGQAPTGVLITLDEMHHQHSQEVIEFGATIQHLVREDEEIAVAMAGIPSSIKPLLASHDSSGNTNPVTFLRRAERLELGRVSDADVKAALEEPLTTTPFEWEPDALELAVKACQGYPFMIQLVGLCCVRAIENNRITYDAARKGIDQARVKLGRLLHYPALEELSDVDRTFLLKMAQDDGPSNTSDIAQRMRRKAAYIGNYRRRLIDAEIIVEAGHGKVDFALPYLRDFLREHAANLISDY from the coding sequence ATGCAGCCAAAGAATCCGTTCAAAGCCTCGCTTGGAGTTAACCCACCCCTTCTGGTCGGCCGCGATGAAGCGATCCAAAATTTCCAGTACGCACTTGATGATGGGCCGGGAGCACATGAAAGAATCTCCCTTGTCGTCGGCCCACGAGGCATTGGCAAGACGGTCCTACTCAATCGTCTTGAAGACGTTGCTCGAGAAAACGGATGGCGCGTATTGAGTGAAACGGCAACCACCGGTTTTAGCGAGCGGCTACGTAAAGCAATCATCCAGCAGCTGAGCATCAACCGTCGCGAAATTAAGGGATTACAGCTTTCCCTCCATGGGTTCGGATTGGGCGTCGACTGGGACACCACGTCTCTAGAAAACTCTTCATACTCTTTGCGTTCAGCCCTAAAAGACCTTTTTGCTTTCCAACGTGAACAGGATCGAATCGCCGGCCAAGCGCCGACTGGTGTGCTCATCACCTTGGACGAGATGCATCACCAGCACAGCCAGGAGGTCATAGAGTTCGGAGCCACAATCCAACATCTCGTTCGCGAAGACGAAGAAATCGCTGTCGCTATGGCTGGCATCCCGTCGTCAATCAAGCCGCTCCTAGCCAGCCATGACTCCTCGGGCAATACCAACCCGGTTACGTTCCTAAGAAGAGCAGAGCGTTTGGAACTTGGGCGTGTGTCTGACGCAGATGTGAAGGCGGCACTTGAAGAGCCTCTAACCACCACGCCATTTGAATGGGAACCAGACGCTCTCGAACTAGCTGTAAAAGCTTGTCAGGGTTACCCGTTCATGATTCAACTTGTCGGTCTCTGCTGCGTGCGAGCCATCGAGAACAACCGTATTACTTACGACGCTGCCCGAAAGGGCATCGATCAGGCACGAGTAAAACTCGGTCGACTCCTGCATTACCCCGCTTTAGAAGAACTCTCTGATGTCGACCGGACGTTCCTGCTCAAGATGGCGCAGGACGATGGCCCTTCCAATACTTCTGATATTGCCCAGCGTATGCGACGAAAAGCAGCATATATTGGCAACTACCGACGTCGACTTATCGACGCTGAAATCATCGTTGAAGCGGGCCACGGCAAAGTGGATTTCGCCCTTCCCTATCTCCGTGACTTCCTGCGCGAACACGCAGCCAACCTGATTTCCGACTATTAA
- a CDS encoding 2'-5' RNA ligase family protein produces the protein MAGSPENILFYLPEEQEAEIREVFAKLAERGLPEQKQTPHITVTFSPKMDPDVVELAQELLPPLVPSQLRRVGTVVFGTKRKQTVAWLLEADEELEATARQLSAANPDGRGERWTPHITMGLRLPRETVPEYIKAIDEVTSPHLRYLTAERACYWRPQEKILRQFN, from the coding sequence ATGGCAGGTTCGCCCGAGAACATCCTGTTCTACCTGCCGGAAGAGCAGGAAGCGGAGATTCGGGAGGTCTTCGCCAAGCTTGCTGAACGTGGCCTGCCGGAACAAAAGCAAACTCCACACATTACGGTGACGTTCTCCCCAAAGATGGATCCGGACGTGGTGGAACTAGCTCAGGAATTGCTGCCGCCACTGGTTCCGAGTCAACTGCGTCGGGTGGGCACCGTCGTATTCGGTACCAAGCGAAAGCAGACTGTGGCGTGGTTGCTGGAAGCCGATGAAGAACTCGAAGCAACCGCTCGTCAGTTAAGTGCTGCGAATCCGGATGGTCGGGGAGAGCGCTGGACTCCTCACATCACGATGGGGCTGCGGTTACCGCGGGAAACGGTACCGGAATACATCAAGGCTATCGATGAAGTAACCTCACCGCATCTGCGCTATCTCACTGCGGAACGCGCTTGTTATTGGCGACCACAAGAAAAGATTCTGCGGCAGTTTAACTAG
- a CDS encoding thermonuclease family protein produces the protein MKFFKVLGGVLAVGAVVIGGVLLYDASTDHPYTVSYIVDGDTLDVEHRGDTIRVRLLNVDTPELARFGNPTECMAEEATAFLEELLPIGTEVELQYDEERTDRYDRTLAAVFKDDVFVNAEIAAAGLGTALVVGENDRFYPEVADAVAQAEAEGLGIHGVDENCTPL, from the coding sequence ATGAAATTCTTCAAGGTGCTCGGCGGCGTGCTGGCAGTTGGTGCGGTGGTCATCGGAGGCGTGCTGCTTTATGATGCCTCCACCGACCACCCCTACACCGTCTCCTACATCGTCGATGGGGACACCCTCGATGTAGAACACCGGGGTGACACCATCCGCGTGCGTTTGCTCAACGTGGATACGCCGGAGCTCGCACGCTTTGGCAACCCGACCGAGTGCATGGCCGAGGAAGCAACCGCTTTCCTGGAAGAACTCCTCCCCATCGGTACTGAGGTTGAACTGCAATACGACGAGGAACGCACCGATCGTTACGACCGGACGTTGGCGGCAGTCTTCAAAGACGATGTCTTCGTCAATGCTGAAATCGCTGCTGCTGGTTTAGGCACTGCCCTGGTAGTGGGCGAAAATGACCGCTTCTACCCCGAGGTTGCCGATGCCGTTGCGCAAGCCGAAGCCGAAGGACTCGGCATCCATGGCGTGGATGAAAACTGCACTCCGCTCTAG